A region of the Litchfieldia alkalitelluris genome:
AATCCCTCCAAAACAAGTTTTTTGTAAAGGAAGAATCTTGAATCAACTCTATTAAATTTGAGTCTTTTCTCCATTCTTCATTTGGGAATTCAGCCACCATAGTAATATTACTATTACCGTAGGTCTGGAATTTTGCGTCTCTACCTTTAAATAGATTTGCCTTTTTCAAATGTTGAACGTAGTCTCGTTCACATTATCTACTGCAAATATAATTTAATTATATAAAAAAGACTAGATATAAATTTTCCCAATAAAAAGCCCAGTAGGTTAATCATTTCACCTAACAATTATTGAAATGATTGGATTCTTTATCATAGCTACAGAAATATAGGCATTTCTGCATAAACTTATTGTTGCTTATAGTAGTATAAATTGTTTAGTTTAGTGCTCTACCCGTTTTAGCAATGCATTTATTTAAATTCGGATTTCCAAAAGAACGATTGGTAAGAATAATAGTGCAAAATATTTTACATAATCACTTTTTTTGATTATGATTGCTCTCATACTTTTTAAAAGGAGAACAAAATTCATGACTAATAACAATCAACAGTTACTATCTTCCTATACACTTCCAAACGGAATTGAACTTAAAAACCGAATCATTATGGCACCCATGACGAACTTTTCATCTAATAAGGATGGTACAGTTACAGATTCAGAGGTTGACTATTATGCTCGTAGGTCTGCTGGAGTAAGTATGGTCATCACGGCATGTACCAATGTTACTCAGAATGGTCAAGGATTTCCTGGTGAATTTGCGGCATATAGTGACGACTTTATCCCTAGCTTAACTCAATTAGCGACAGCCATTAAAAAGGAAGGTGCTAAAGCTGTCCTACAAATATTCCATGGAGGTAGAGCGTGCCCTCCTGACTTAGTAAATGGTGATGTGGTTAGTGCCAGCGATATCCCTGCAGAAGCAGAAGGCAGCCCGACTCCAAGAGCTTTAACAGAATCGGAGGTAGAGGATATCATTGAAGCATTTGGTGAGACGACTCGTCGCGCCATTGAAGCAGGCTATGATGGCGTAGAAATCCATGGCGCAAATGGATATCTCATTCAACAGTTTTTCTCTCCACACTCAAACCGTCGAGAAGATCGATTTGGTGGAAGTTTAGAAAAACGTATGACATTTCCTTTGGCCATTGTAGATAAGGTAAAAAGTGTGGTGGATAAGTATGCTACATCACCTTTTATTGTAGGATATCGTTTTTCACCAGAAGAGGCTGAAACTCCAGGAATCACAATGGATGACACCCTTGCTTTAGTGGATAAACTTGCAGACAAGGATTTGGATTATTTACA
Encoded here:
- a CDS encoding NADH-dependent flavin oxidoreductase; translation: MTNNNQQLLSSYTLPNGIELKNRIIMAPMTNFSSNKDGTVTDSEVDYYARRSAGVSMVITACTNVTQNGQGFPGEFAAYSDDFIPSLTQLATAIKKEGAKAVLQIFHGGRACPPDLVNGDVVSASDIPAEAEGSPTPRALTESEVEDIIEAFGETTRRAIEAGYDGVEIHGANGYLIQQFFSPHSNRREDRFGGSLEKRMTFPLAIVDKVKSVVDKYATSPFIVGYRFSPEEAETPGITMDDTLALVDKLADKDLDYLHVSLQEFNSTPRRGVEDLTRTRIDYLLETINNRASLIGVGSIYSLDDALQAFETGIPLLALGRELIIDPDWVQKVEEGKEDTIVTKLDKDNQDQLVVPDPLWNIITNTPGWFPGV